A single Leclercia sp. AS011 DNA region contains:
- a CDS encoding GntR family transcriptional regulator has translation MSRSQNLRHNVINQVIDDMARGHIPSPLPSQSALAEMYNISRTTVRHIQTHLCDCGVLTRVNSDYVIVRKPDAGDGFTCEIAPLAEQTRLFEQSFLTMINQRILRAGEAFSELELARTAGVSPVVVREYLLKFSRYNLIESEKRGQWRMKQFDQSWAEQLFELREMLETHALQHFLNLPDSDPRWLQARTLLEEHRALRDSIGDSFRQFSRLDRDFHSLLLSAANNIFFNQSLEIISFIFHFHYQWDESDLKQRNIIAIDEHMTILSALICRSDLDANLAMRNHLNTAKQSMIRSIKQSATVFY, from the coding sequence ATGAGCCGTTCACAAAATTTGCGCCACAACGTGATTAACCAGGTGATCGACGATATGGCCCGGGGCCACATTCCGTCGCCGCTGCCGTCCCAGAGTGCGCTGGCGGAGATGTACAACATCAGCCGCACCACCGTGCGCCATATCCAGACGCACCTTTGTGACTGCGGCGTCCTGACGCGGGTTAACAGTGATTATGTGATTGTCCGTAAGCCCGATGCGGGAGATGGTTTCACCTGTGAAATCGCCCCGCTGGCGGAGCAGACCCGGCTGTTTGAGCAGAGTTTTTTAACCATGATTAACCAGCGCATCCTGCGGGCCGGGGAGGCTTTTTCTGAGCTGGAGCTGGCACGGACCGCTGGCGTCAGCCCGGTGGTGGTAAGGGAGTACTTACTTAAATTCAGCCGCTACAACCTGATTGAGAGCGAAAAACGCGGCCAGTGGCGGATGAAGCAGTTCGACCAGTCGTGGGCCGAGCAGCTGTTTGAGCTACGCGAGATGCTGGAGACCCACGCCCTGCAGCATTTTCTCAACCTGCCCGACAGCGACCCGCGCTGGCTGCAGGCCCGCACCCTGCTGGAGGAGCACCGCGCCCTGCGGGACAGCATCGGCGACAGCTTTCGCCAGTTCTCCCGGCTGGATCGCGACTTCCACTCCCTGCTGCTCTCCGCCGCCAACAACATCTTTTTCAACCAGTCGCTGGAGATCATCTCGTTTATCTTCCACTTCCACTATCAGTGGGACGAGAGCGACCTCAAGCAGCGCAACATCATCGCCATCGACGAGCACATGACCATCCTCAGCGCGCTGATCTGCCGCAGCGATCTCGATGCCAATCTGGCGATGCGTAACCACCTGAATACCGCCAAACAGTCGATGATCCGCTCCATCAAACAGAGCGCGACGGTTTTTTATTAA
- a CDS encoding zinc-binding alcohol dehydrogenase family protein, with amino-acid sequence MTTMNTLVCQEPKKLLWAQRDVPVPRDNEALIKIKTVGICGTDIHAWGGNQPFFNYPRVLGHEICGEVVGLGKNIQTLQKGQQVAVIPYVACQQCPACQSGKTNCCEAISVIGVHQDGGFSEYLSVPVSNLLPADGIDPEAAALIEPFAISAHAVRRAAVQPGDRLLVVGAGPIGLGAAAIAHADGAQVVVADTSPARRAHVQACLGVPTLDPSADDFTDLLRAQCGGALAQKVIDATGNAQAMNNSVNLIRHGGTIVFVGLHKGELQFSDPEFHKKETTMMGSRNATGEDFAKVGRLMAEGKLTAAMMLTHRYAFRELAEVYEAEVINNRGLIKGVIAF; translated from the coding sequence ATGACGACAATGAATACGCTGGTGTGTCAGGAGCCAAAAAAATTACTGTGGGCGCAAAGAGACGTGCCCGTTCCCCGGGATAACGAAGCGCTGATAAAAATAAAAACCGTGGGTATTTGCGGGACCGATATACATGCCTGGGGCGGCAATCAGCCCTTTTTTAATTATCCCCGCGTGCTCGGGCATGAAATATGTGGCGAGGTGGTTGGCTTAGGCAAAAATATCCAGACGCTGCAAAAAGGCCAGCAGGTGGCGGTTATTCCTTACGTGGCCTGCCAGCAGTGTCCGGCCTGTCAGAGCGGTAAAACCAACTGCTGCGAAGCCATCTCGGTGATCGGCGTGCATCAGGATGGGGGGTTTAGCGAATATCTGTCGGTGCCGGTGAGCAATCTCCTGCCCGCTGACGGCATTGACCCGGAGGCCGCGGCCCTGATTGAGCCCTTTGCCATCAGCGCCCATGCGGTGCGTCGGGCGGCGGTTCAGCCGGGGGATCGGCTGCTGGTGGTGGGTGCAGGGCCGATTGGCCTGGGCGCAGCGGCGATTGCCCACGCGGATGGCGCGCAGGTGGTGGTGGCCGATACCAGCCCCGCCCGGCGGGCGCATGTGCAGGCCTGTCTCGGGGTGCCGACGCTGGATCCCTCAGCGGATGATTTTACCGACCTGTTGCGGGCGCAGTGCGGCGGCGCGCTGGCTCAGAAGGTGATTGATGCCACCGGCAATGCACAGGCGATGAACAATAGCGTCAATCTGATCCGCCACGGCGGCACCATCGTCTTTGTCGGGCTGCACAAGGGCGAGCTGCAGTTTTCCGACCCGGAGTTCCACAAGAAAGAGACCACCATGATGGGCAGCCGCAACGCCACCGGGGAGGATTTCGCCAAAGTGGGACGCCTGATGGCGGAAGGAAAATTAACGGCAGCGATGATGCTGACCCACCGCTATGCGTTTCGCGAGCTGGCGGAGGTGTACGAGGCGGAGGTGATTAATAATCGCGGTCTGATTAAGGGCGTGATTGCGTTTTAA